One window of Etheostoma spectabile isolate EspeVRDwgs_2016 chromosome 6, UIUC_Espe_1.0, whole genome shotgun sequence genomic DNA carries:
- the nrsn1 gene encoding neurensin-1: MTSCSEICGSEYVEQAQANGNCQQYGVRSYLHQFYEECTASIWERDEDFQIQRSPSRWSSLLWKVCLAFGTLILFAGLIVVLVGYATPTRYEAFGEDDLLFVDSHAVSFNRALDVCKLTGAVLFCVGGTSMAVGLLLSAFAKSYSKEELYLQQKFKERLADLHAVGTPIMRAPTPGEGKVPVTLSKVQNIQPVTTKSET; the protein is encoded by the exons ATGACTTCTTGCTCAGAGATCTGTGGGTCAGAGTATGTTGAGCAAGCTCAAGCCAACGGGAATTGCCAGCAGTATGGAGTCCGCTCTTATCTACACCag TTTTATGAGGAGTGCACAGCTTCTATCTGGGAACGTgatgaagattttcagattcaGAGATCACCTAGCAGGTGGAGCTCTTTACTCTGGAAG GTCTGTCTCGCGTTCGGCACCCTAATCTTGTTTGCAGGCCTCATTGTTGTTTTGGTGGGTTATGCCACTCCAACCAGATACGAGGCATTTGGCGAGGATGATCTCCTTTTTGTTGACAG CCACGCTGTCAGTTTCAATCGCGCACTGGATGTGTGTAAGCTGACTGGtgctgtgttgttctgtgtgggAGGCACCTCCATGGCTGTGGGACTCCTGCTGTCTGCCTTTGCCAAAAGCTACTCCAAAGAAGAACTGTACCTGCAGCAGAAGTTTAAGGAAAGGTTGGCAGATCTGCACGCAGTTG GTACCCCCATAATGAGAGCACCAACCCCCGGAGAGGGAAAGGTGCCAGTCACACTTTCCAAAGTCCAGAACATCCAGCCAGTGACCACAAAGTCAGAGACCTGA